In one Chitinophaga sancti genomic region, the following are encoded:
- the gldG gene encoding gliding motility-associated ABC transporter substrate-binding protein GldG — translation MVNSKKKYLQRAILVIAILIGVNILAMYVHTRWDLTAEKRFTLTPSTRQLLKGLDSTVTIEVFLKGDYPASFRQLAQSTQELLEEFREAGGNRVQFSFQNPGQGLNDSDRLAFQQSLAEQGIMPFNMQVQEDANQGYSEKLIFPGALVHYGSKTLGINLLKNQGGQDPMQTMNNSEALLEFQFANAIYQLKQNHLPLVGYMLGHHELLGAEVLDALTSMQSSYLLDTITLQYVSHIPQDFAAIVFAKPLDRFSDEDKLKIDQYVMNGGKVLWFVDELNVGMDSLQKHDTYVAMDRDLNLEDILFRYGVRINQDLIQDLQCDRLPQVVGHVGDKPQFDLLPFPYFPLLSPSGAHPIVKNMDLVLSHFASSIDTVKGGEVTKTVLLSSSANSKLERAPVQLSWNDLRVKPNPRQFQKHNLPVAVLLEGQFTSLFRNRLSAGEQQLIAQVTRKPFKDQSDFNKMIVVSDGDLITNAISQKNGPMQMGVNLFDPSMVYANKEFLLNSLGYLTNNAGIMEARNKELTLRLLDAEKIKQNKSVWQAICVIFPVLLILLFRVIFQFIRQRKFER, via the coding sequence GTGGTTAACAGTAAGAAAAAATACCTGCAACGGGCAATACTCGTCATAGCTATACTGATAGGCGTTAATATCCTGGCCATGTACGTTCATACAAGATGGGATCTTACCGCCGAAAAGAGATTTACCCTTACTCCCAGTACCCGCCAGCTGCTCAAAGGCCTGGATAGCACTGTCACCATCGAGGTATTCCTCAAAGGTGATTACCCGGCTTCCTTTCGTCAATTGGCGCAATCTACGCAGGAATTGCTGGAAGAATTCAGGGAAGCGGGTGGTAACCGTGTGCAGTTTTCCTTCCAAAACCCGGGTCAGGGCCTGAATGATTCAGATCGGTTAGCCTTCCAGCAATCATTGGCTGAGCAGGGGATCATGCCTTTCAATATGCAGGTGCAGGAAGATGCCAACCAGGGATATTCTGAAAAACTGATCTTCCCGGGTGCCCTTGTACATTATGGCAGCAAAACCCTTGGTATCAATCTCCTGAAAAATCAGGGTGGCCAGGATCCGATGCAAACCATGAATAACTCCGAGGCATTGCTGGAATTTCAGTTTGCCAACGCCATCTATCAGTTAAAACAAAACCACCTGCCACTGGTTGGCTATATGCTCGGCCACCATGAACTATTGGGTGCCGAAGTGCTGGATGCCCTCACCAGTATGCAAAGCAGTTATCTCCTTGACACCATTACCTTACAATACGTTTCCCACATCCCCCAGGATTTTGCAGCCATTGTGTTTGCAAAACCACTTGACCGCTTTAGTGATGAAGATAAGTTGAAGATTGACCAGTATGTAATGAATGGGGGTAAGGTGCTCTGGTTTGTGGATGAACTGAATGTGGGTATGGACAGCCTGCAAAAGCATGATACATATGTGGCTATGGATCGTGATCTCAACCTGGAAGACATCCTGTTCCGCTATGGTGTGAGAATTAACCAGGACCTGATCCAGGATCTGCAATGTGATCGTCTTCCACAGGTAGTGGGGCATGTTGGGGATAAACCACAGTTTGACCTGTTGCCTTTTCCTTATTTCCCCTTGCTTTCTCCAAGTGGTGCCCATCCGATTGTAAAAAATATGGACCTGGTGCTGAGTCATTTTGCCAGTTCAATTGATACGGTGAAGGGTGGGGAAGTCACCAAAACCGTGTTACTTAGCTCCTCTGCCAATTCAAAACTTGAGCGGGCTCCTGTACAGCTTAGCTGGAATGACCTTCGTGTAAAACCGAATCCCCGCCAGTTCCAGAAGCATAATCTACCGGTGGCAGTATTGCTGGAAGGACAGTTTACATCCCTGTTCCGCAACAGACTGAGTGCCGGTGAGCAACAGCTGATAGCCCAGGTAACCCGGAAACCTTTTAAAGATCAAAGTGATTTTAATAAAATGATCGTCGTGAGCGATGGCGATCTTATCACCAACGCTATCTCCCAGAAAAACGGCCCTATGCAAATGGGTGTTAACCTCTTCGATCCCTCGATGGTGTATGCCAATAAGGAGTTCCTGCTCAATTCGCTGGGCTACCTGACCAACAATGCCGGAATAATGGAAGCGAGAAACAAAGAATTGACGCTCCGCCTCCTGGATGCCGAAAAGATCAAGCAAAACAAGTCTGTATGGCAGGCTATTTGTGTCATTTTTCCCGTTCTGCTGATACTCCTGTTCAGGGTGATATTCCAGTTCATCAGGCAGCGGAAATTTGAACGATAA
- a CDS encoding iron-sulfur cluster assembly scaffold protein yields the protein MSYAERVLEYYNNPRNAGTLDKNSQHVGTGLVHVSEYVDVVRFQVEVNPVTHVIRDARFKTFGCGSAIACSSIATEWIKGKTIEEAFRLDHMEIVEALSLPPSKIHSAILTEDAVRAAINDYRTKNGMEPAVEEYDEEPADYYDERD from the coding sequence ATGTCTTACGCTGAAAGAGTACTGGAGTACTACAACAACCCCAGGAACGCCGGCACGCTGGATAAAAATTCCCAGCATGTAGGTACCGGGTTGGTACATGTCTCGGAATACGTTGATGTGGTGAGGTTCCAGGTAGAAGTAAACCCTGTCACTCACGTAATCAGAGATGCACGATTCAAGACCTTTGGCTGTGGTTCAGCTATCGCGTGTTCTTCTATCGCTACTGAATGGATTAAGGGGAAAACAATTGAAGAGGCCTTCCGACTCGATCACATGGAGATTGTGGAAGCGCTGAGTTTACCGCCTTCAAAAATTCATAGTGCAATTTTAACAGAGGATGCTGTGCGGGCTGCGATTAATGATTACAGAACGAAGAATGGAATGGAGCCTGCAGTGGAAGAGTATGATGAAGAGCCGGCTGACTATTATGATGAAAGGGATTGA
- a CDS encoding IscS subfamily cysteine desulfurase: MLQLPVYLDNNATTPLDPRVLETMLPFFTQHFGNASSRHHAYGWAAEAAVDLAREQVAALIGADPKEIIFTSGATEADNLALKGVFEMYADKGNHIITTEVEHKAVLDTCKHLEKLGASVTYLKVNREGMIDLKELESAITAKTILVAVMYANNEIGSVNPIREISAIAKRHGVLMMSDITQAAGKIPVDVNKDGIDLAAFSAHKLYGTKGIGALYIRRKSPRVKVTAQMDGGGHERGMRSGTLNVPAIAGFGKACELALHEMEEEGKRLGAMRDKLENALLQLEETYVNGSRAHRLPHVSNISFRYVEGEALLMGFGKEVALSSGSACTSASPEPSYVLKALGLGDDLAHSSLRFGLGRFTTEEEIDYTINAVTATVNKLREISPLWEMFKEGVDMNAIEWSHD; the protein is encoded by the coding sequence ATGTTGCAACTGCCTGTGTATTTAGATAACAATGCTACTACGCCCCTGGATCCAAGGGTGCTGGAAACGATGCTTCCGTTCTTTACGCAGCATTTTGGCAACGCCAGCAGCCGTCACCATGCTTATGGATGGGCTGCAGAAGCAGCGGTAGATCTGGCAAGAGAGCAGGTAGCTGCCCTGATAGGCGCGGATCCAAAAGAGATCATTTTCACTTCCGGCGCTACTGAAGCCGATAACCTCGCCCTGAAAGGTGTATTTGAAATGTACGCTGACAAGGGGAATCACATTATTACTACCGAAGTAGAACATAAAGCTGTACTCGATACCTGTAAGCACCTTGAAAAGTTGGGCGCATCTGTGACCTACCTGAAGGTGAATCGTGAAGGTATGATCGACCTGAAAGAGCTGGAATCTGCTATAACTGCTAAAACGATTCTCGTAGCTGTAATGTACGCCAACAACGAGATCGGATCAGTTAATCCTATCCGTGAAATCAGTGCGATTGCCAAGCGTCACGGGGTACTTATGATGAGCGATATTACGCAGGCTGCGGGTAAAATTCCTGTAGATGTAAACAAAGATGGCATTGACCTCGCTGCATTTAGCGCACATAAATTATATGGGACTAAAGGCATTGGTGCCTTATATATTCGTCGTAAATCACCCAGAGTAAAGGTTACTGCGCAAATGGATGGTGGCGGACATGAACGGGGTATGCGTTCCGGCACCTTGAATGTGCCTGCTATTGCAGGGTTTGGAAAGGCGTGTGAATTAGCCTTGCATGAAATGGAGGAAGAAGGAAAAAGACTGGGTGCTATGCGTGATAAACTGGAAAATGCGTTATTGCAACTGGAAGAGACTTATGTAAATGGTAGCCGCGCACATCGTTTACCACATGTAAGTAATATTTCATTCAGATATGTAGAAGGAGAGGCACTGCTGATGGGCTTTGGTAAGGAAGTAGCATTGTCTTCCGGCTCTGCCTGTACATCTGCATCGCCGGAACCCAGCTATGTACTGAAAGCACTGGGCCTGGGGGATGACCTTGCCCATTCTTCCCTGCGCTTTGGGTTGGGAAGATTCACAACTGAAGAAGAAATTGACTATACCATCAATGCTGTAACAGCAACCGTGAACAAACTGCGTGAAATCAGCCCCCTGTGGGAAATGTTCAAGGAGGGAGTGGACATGAACGCGATCGAATGGTCGCATGATTGA
- the gldF gene encoding gliding motility-associated ABC transporter permease subunit GldF: protein MLAIFRKEIHQFFSSITGYIAIILFLLANGLLLFVFPDTSLLDYGYANLDPLFNLAPIIYLLLIPAITMRSFADEFKSGTMEILSTKPLSWWQIVNGKFFAGILIVLISLIPTFVYYIAIRKLSAPDTVLDNGGIAGSYIGLFLLGAVFTAIGVWASSLTTNSVVAFLTAIFTCFIFYYGFDSLSKLPAFSGSADYYLQMAGIRFHYTSISRGVIDSRDVVYFLSIIALMLYLTRLSLQRRIWD, encoded by the coding sequence ATGCTAGCAATATTCAGAAAGGAAATCCATCAGTTTTTCAGCAGCATCACGGGGTATATCGCTATTATCCTCTTCCTGCTGGCAAATGGCTTATTGCTATTCGTATTCCCCGACACCAGCCTGCTGGACTATGGTTATGCTAACCTGGATCCACTCTTTAACCTGGCGCCGATCATTTACCTGCTTCTTATTCCAGCTATTACCATGCGTTCTTTTGCCGATGAATTCAAATCCGGCACCATGGAAATTCTGAGCACCAAACCTCTCAGCTGGTGGCAGATTGTGAATGGGAAGTTCTTTGCAGGCATCCTGATCGTATTGATATCACTGATTCCTACTTTCGTTTATTATATCGCTATCCGCAAGCTTAGTGCTCCTGATACAGTGTTGGACAACGGTGGCATTGCCGGTTCCTACATCGGCCTTTTCCTGCTGGGAGCCGTTTTCACCGCCATTGGCGTGTGGGCGTCCTCCCTTACCACGAACTCTGTGGTAGCTTTCCTGACCGCTATTTTTACCTGTTTTATATTCTATTATGGATTCGATTCACTGAGCAAGCTGCCTGCCTTTTCCGGTTCGGCGGACTACTACCTGCAAATGGCGGGTATCCGCTTCCATTACACCTCCATCAGCAGAGGTGTGATCGATAGCCGGGATGTAGTCTACTTTCTCAGTATCATTGCACTGATGCTCTATTTAACGAGATTGTCATTACAAAGAAGGATCTGGGATTAA